In Pseudoalteromonas xiamenensis, the following are encoded in one genomic region:
- the gltB gene encoding glutamate synthase large subunit — protein MLYDSALEKDNCGFGLIAQVNGQASHKLIRTAIQGLDRMQHRGGIAADGKTGDGCGLLLQKPDTFFRAIAAENEWRLGKNYAVGMLFLNENADLAEASRRVINEELEKETLTIVGWREVPTDPSMLGPLAIKQLPRFEQVFVSAPEGWRPKDLERRLYVARRRAEKRLEQDEQFYISSLSGVVIVYKGLMMPADLPKFYRDLSDMRMTSAICVFHQRFSTNTQPKWPLAQPFRFLAHNGEINTITGNRQWTRARAYKFASPLIPDLQSAAPFVNETGSDSSSLDNMLELFLAGGMDLFRAMRMLVPPAWQKNRAMDDDLRAFYDFNSMHMEPWDGPAGIVMSDGRFAACNLDRNGLRPARYVITQDGFITLASEVGIWDYAPDEVIEKGRVGPGELLVVDTLHGKIWQSDEIDQDLKSRHPYKAWLEQNVKRLVPFEQLDDSQSGNRDLHDKALLTYQKLFGYSNEELDQVIRIMGENGQEATGSMGDDTPFAVLSQGTRSLFDYFRQKFAQVTNPPIDPLRENHVMSLATCIGSEQNVFNETTGHAKRLQFESPILMYSDMQQLLSADGAFYSHSRIDINYSEEEGLEAAIKRICDEAQEKARAGTVLLVLSDRDISSDKLPIPAAMAVGAVQQRLVNTNLRCESNIIIETGAARDSHHFAVLLGFGATAIYPYLAYESLVAMCDNKVISKSYRNVTMSYRNAINKGLYKIMSKMGISTVASYRCSMLFEAVGLADDVVDLCFKGVSNRIKGAGFEEFEGEQKLLRQLAYSPRKLLSHGGLLKYVHGGEYHAYNPDVVQSLQVAVRSGNYSDYKKYAELVNNRPVTTIRDMFKLNTEQQAISIDEVEPAEALYKRFDSAAMSIGALSPEAHEALAIAMNRLGGYSNSGEGGEDQARFGTEKNSRIKQVASGRFGVTPHYLRSADVIQIKVAQGAKPGEGGQLPGEKVTPYIAKLRYSVPGVTLISPPPHHDIYSIEDLAQLIFDLKQVNPNAMISVKLVSEPGVGTIATGVAKTYADLITIAGYDGGTGASPLTSVKYAGSPWELGLAETQQALVENGLRHRIRLQTDGGLKTGLDIIKAAILGAESFGFGTGPMVALGCKYLRICHLNNCATGVATQDETLRQKHYHGLPEMAMNYFRFIAQEAREIMASLGISKLTDLIGRTDLLDVIEGQTAKQKKLDLSAILAKPNNPSGESLYCSASNASHYTGELNDKLLTKTQAAIESKSRAHVVSRIQNTDRSVGASMSGFIASLHGNQGMAADPISIELHGTAGQSFGVWNAGGLEMTLVGDANDYVGKGMAGGKLAIRPPLGSSFASHQATIIGNTCLYGATGGKLFAAGKAGERFAVRNSGVLAVVEGLGDNGCEYMTGGVVCVLGQVGVNFGAGMTGGFAYVLDEENDFHKRYNAELVEVVEVDSLPSHQEHLRGLIAEHLEQTGSSRAEQILANFDLYMPMFRLVKPKSSDVKSLLGHRARSSAELRVQAQ, from the coding sequence ATGTTATATGACTCAGCATTAGAAAAAGATAATTGTGGTTTTGGTCTGATAGCACAAGTCAATGGCCAAGCCAGTCATAAGTTAATTAGAACAGCGATTCAAGGTCTTGACCGAATGCAGCATCGAGGTGGTATTGCTGCAGACGGAAAAACTGGGGATGGTTGTGGTTTACTATTGCAAAAACCAGACACCTTTTTTAGAGCCATTGCGGCAGAAAATGAATGGCGTCTTGGTAAAAACTATGCAGTAGGAATGCTGTTTTTGAACGAAAACGCGGATCTAGCCGAAGCTTCACGTCGGGTGATTAACGAAGAATTAGAAAAAGAAACACTAACCATCGTGGGCTGGCGAGAAGTACCAACGGACCCAAGTATGTTAGGTCCTCTTGCTATAAAACAGCTGCCCCGTTTTGAACAAGTATTTGTCAGCGCACCTGAAGGTTGGCGACCAAAAGACCTTGAACGTCGCTTATATGTAGCTCGACGTCGGGCAGAGAAACGCTTGGAACAAGATGAGCAATTCTATATATCAAGCCTTTCTGGTGTTGTGATCGTTTACAAAGGCTTAATGATGCCTGCTGATTTGCCGAAGTTTTATCGCGATCTATCCGATATGCGAATGACTTCTGCAATTTGTGTGTTCCATCAGCGATTCTCAACGAATACACAACCAAAGTGGCCGCTCGCTCAGCCATTTCGATTCTTAGCCCACAATGGTGAAATTAATACTATTACAGGCAACCGACAATGGACTCGAGCTCGAGCTTACAAGTTTGCATCGCCATTAATTCCAGATCTTCAATCAGCAGCTCCTTTTGTGAATGAAACAGGCTCTGATTCATCAAGTCTGGACAATATGTTGGAGTTGTTTCTAGCTGGTGGCATGGACTTATTCCGTGCAATGCGAATGCTCGTTCCGCCAGCATGGCAGAAAAATCGTGCGATGGATGACGATTTGCGGGCCTTTTACGATTTCAATTCAATGCATATGGAACCATGGGATGGACCTGCTGGTATCGTGATGTCTGATGGTCGATTTGCAGCGTGTAACCTCGATCGAAACGGTTTACGTCCAGCACGGTATGTGATTACACAGGATGGTTTCATTACACTCGCATCGGAAGTCGGTATTTGGGACTATGCACCCGATGAGGTCATTGAAAAGGGGCGTGTTGGCCCTGGAGAATTGCTCGTTGTTGATACGCTTCACGGGAAAATTTGGCAGTCCGATGAAATAGACCAAGACCTAAAATCCAGACACCCATACAAAGCATGGCTTGAGCAAAACGTGAAGCGACTTGTTCCGTTTGAACAATTGGATGACAGTCAATCTGGTAACCGTGATTTACACGATAAAGCGCTCCTGACATATCAAAAACTGTTTGGATACAGTAATGAGGAACTCGACCAAGTTATTCGAATTATGGGTGAGAATGGTCAAGAGGCGACGGGGTCCATGGGCGATGACACGCCTTTCGCGGTGTTATCTCAAGGCACACGCTCCCTATTTGATTATTTCCGTCAAAAATTTGCTCAAGTCACGAACCCTCCAATCGACCCATTGCGTGAAAATCACGTAATGTCACTGGCAACGTGTATTGGAAGTGAACAGAACGTCTTTAACGAAACGACGGGTCACGCGAAGCGGTTGCAGTTTGAATCACCGATTTTGATGTATTCGGATATGCAACAGCTATTGAGTGCTGATGGGGCGTTTTATTCTCATAGCCGAATCGATATTAACTACAGTGAAGAAGAAGGTTTAGAAGCCGCAATCAAACGGATTTGTGATGAAGCTCAGGAGAAAGCGCGAGCAGGGACTGTGTTATTGGTTCTGTCAGACCGTGATATCTCGAGTGATAAACTGCCGATCCCCGCAGCGATGGCGGTGGGTGCTGTGCAGCAGCGTTTGGTCAATACGAACTTGCGATGCGAATCTAATATTATCATTGAGACGGGAGCAGCACGCGACTCGCACCATTTTGCCGTGTTGCTTGGATTTGGAGCAACAGCAATTTACCCTTATCTTGCTTATGAATCTTTAGTTGCGATGTGTGACAACAAAGTGATTAGTAAGTCGTATCGCAACGTTACGATGTCATACCGAAACGCCATCAATAAAGGTTTGTATAAAATCATGAGTAAGATGGGCATAAGTACGGTCGCATCTTATCGTTGTTCGATGCTTTTTGAAGCTGTTGGTTTAGCAGACGATGTAGTTGATCTATGTTTCAAAGGCGTATCAAATCGCATTAAGGGAGCAGGCTTTGAAGAGTTTGAAGGTGAGCAAAAGCTATTGCGCCAACTCGCCTATAGCCCACGTAAACTACTTTCTCATGGTGGATTGCTAAAATACGTTCACGGTGGGGAGTATCACGCCTATAACCCTGATGTTGTTCAATCACTGCAAGTGGCTGTGCGCTCGGGCAATTACAGTGATTATAAGAAATACGCTGAGCTTGTGAACAACCGTCCGGTCACCACGATACGTGACATGTTCAAACTGAACACGGAACAGCAAGCGATTTCAATTGATGAGGTTGAACCCGCCGAGGCCCTATATAAGCGTTTTGATTCTGCGGCTATGAGTATCGGCGCTTTATCGCCAGAGGCGCACGAAGCACTTGCAATCGCGATGAACCGACTAGGGGGTTATTCAAACTCGGGAGAGGGCGGAGAAGATCAGGCCCGTTTTGGCACGGAAAAGAATTCCAGAATCAAGCAGGTTGCGTCGGGCCGTTTTGGAGTAACACCTCACTACCTAAGAAGCGCAGATGTAATCCAAATTAAAGTCGCGCAAGGTGCGAAGCCTGGGGAAGGGGGGCAATTACCGGGTGAAAAGGTGACGCCGTACATTGCGAAATTGCGCTATTCAGTGCCTGGCGTGACGTTAATTTCACCACCACCGCATCACGATATCTATTCTATAGAAGATTTGGCTCAGTTGATTTTCGACTTAAAGCAAGTTAACCCAAATGCCATGATCTCGGTAAAATTAGTCTCAGAGCCTGGAGTCGGCACAATAGCAACGGGCGTTGCAAAAACCTATGCAGATCTCATTACGATTGCAGGATATGACGGTGGAACGGGGGCCAGCCCGCTTACGTCTGTTAAATATGCAGGCAGTCCTTGGGAGTTAGGCCTTGCAGAAACGCAGCAAGCGCTGGTGGAGAATGGGTTGCGTCACCGTATTCGACTACAAACAGATGGCGGCTTAAAAACAGGTTTGGACATCATCAAGGCAGCTATTCTAGGCGCTGAGAGTTTCGGCTTTGGTACCGGGCCTATGGTTGCGCTTGGTTGTAAATATCTCCGTATCTGTCACTTGAATAATTGTGCTACCGGTGTTGCCACTCAGGACGAAACGTTACGACAGAAGCACTACCACGGTCTTCCAGAAATGGCGATGAACTATTTCCGTTTTATTGCACAAGAGGCTCGTGAAATCATGGCAAGTCTTGGCATTTCAAAGCTGACGGATCTGATCGGTCGAACTGATTTACTCGACGTTATAGAAGGTCAAACCGCGAAGCAGAAGAAGCTAGACCTGTCGGCTATTTTGGCGAAGCCAAATAATCCATCAGGTGAATCATTATATTGCTCGGCATCAAATGCATCGCATTACACTGGTGAACTAAACGATAAATTACTAACAAAAACGCAAGCTGCAATTGAAAGCAAGTCACGCGCACATGTGGTATCACGCATTCAAAACACGGACCGTTCCGTTGGCGCCTCAATGTCTGGTTTTATTGCCTCATTGCATGGTAACCAAGGGATGGCAGCAGACCCAATCAGCATTGAATTGCATGGTACGGCAGGCCAATCATTTGGCGTGTGGAATGCGGGTGGTTTAGAAATGACGCTTGTGGGTGACGCAAATGATTATGTAGGTAAAGGGATGGCTGGTGGCAAGCTTGCAATCCGTCCACCACTTGGGTCTAGCTTCGCAAGTCATCAAGCAACGATCATAGGTAATACCTGTCTTTACGGCGCAACAGGTGGAAAATTGTTTGCTGCAGGTAAGGCTGGCGAGCGTTTTGCCGTTCGAAACTCGGGCGTGCTCGCAGTAGTTGAAGGTTTAGGTGATAACGGATGTGAATACATGACTGGCGGGGTTGTCTGTGTACTTGGTCAAGTTGGTGTTAACTTTGGCGCCGGCATGACAGGCGGCTTTGCCTACGTATTGGATGAAGAAAATGATTTTCATAAACGCTACAACGCCGAGTTAGTGGAAGTCGTTGAAGTTGATTCTTTACCTAGTCATCAAGAGCATTTGCGTGGACTTATTGCTGAACACTTAGAACAAACTGGTTCATCACGTGCTGAACAAATTTTGGCAAATTTTGATTTGTATATGCCTATGTTCAGACTCGTAAAACCCAAGTCGAGTGATGTAAAAAGTTTGTTAGGTCATCGTGCTCGTAGTAGCGCGGAACTTCGCGTTCAAGCACAGTAG
- a CDS encoding Grx4 family monothiol glutaredoxin, translated as METIEKIKQQIAENPIILYMKGSPKLPNCGFSAQAAQAMMSCGEQFAYVDILLNPDIRAELPHYANWPTFPQLWVEGELIGGCDIILEMFQRGELQPLIKETAAKYKEEAQGE; from the coding sequence ATGGAAACCATTGAAAAGATCAAACAGCAGATCGCTGAAAATCCAATTATTTTATACATGAAAGGCTCTCCAAAGCTTCCAAACTGTGGTTTTTCTGCACAAGCAGCGCAAGCGATGATGTCTTGTGGTGAGCAATTTGCTTATGTTGATATTCTTTTGAATCCAGACATTCGCGCTGAATTACCTCACTACGCAAACTGGCCAACGTTCCCGCAACTTTGGGTCGAAGGTGAGTTGATTGGTGGTTGTGACATTATTCTTGAAATGTTCCAACGTGGTGAGCTACAACCACTAATTAAAGAAACAGCCGCAAAATATAAAGAAGAAGCACAGGGCGAGTAA
- a CDS encoding Fe-Mn family superoxide dismutase yields MAFELPSLPYAINALEPHMSQETLEFHHGKHHNTYVVKLNGLIPGTQFEGKTLEEIICSSEGGVFNNAAQIWNHTFFWNSLSPNGGGEPSGKVAELINAKWGSFAAFQDAFNDKAVNNFGSSWTWLVQLADGSLDIINTSNAATPLTQEGVTPVLTVDLWEHAYYIDYRNVRPEYLKGFWALVNWDFANTNLA; encoded by the coding sequence ATGGCATTTGAACTACCGTCATTACCATACGCAATTAATGCATTAGAACCACACATGTCTCAAGAAACGCTTGAGTTCCACCACGGTAAACACCACAACACTTACGTTGTTAAGTTAAACGGTCTTATCCCAGGAACGCAATTTGAAGGCAAAACACTTGAAGAAATCATTTGTTCTTCTGAAGGTGGCGTATTCAACAATGCGGCGCAAATTTGGAACCACACGTTCTTCTGGAACAGCCTTTCTCCAAATGGTGGCGGTGAGCCTTCTGGTAAAGTTGCTGAACTTATCAATGCAAAATGGGGTTCTTTCGCAGCATTCCAAGACGCGTTCAATGACAAAGCAGTAAACAACTTTGGTTCAAGCTGGACTTGGTTAGTTCAACTTGCTGACGGTTCTCTAGACATTATCAACACGTCTAATGCAGCGACACCTCTTACTCAAGAAGGTGTTACTCCAGTATTGACTGTTGACTTGTGGGAACACGCTTATTACATCGACTACCGCAATGTGCGTCCAGAATACCTAAAAGGCTTCTGGGCACTTGTTAACTGGGATTTCGCAAACACAAACCTTGCTTAA